The genome window CGCCCATCCTCTCGTCCATGGAAACCGTGGCCGTGGGCACCAGCGCCAACGGGCTGCCCGCGTACATGGACAAATACGCGGCGGAAGCGGACGGCGTCATTACCGTCAACCGGGTCAAACCCCACACCTCGTTCAGGGGCGCCATAGAAAGCGGCGTGCTGAAAATGCTGGTTATCGGGCTCGGCAAGCAGAAAGGGGCGGATGTCTGCCACAACGCCGGTTTTGGCCGGATGGGGGAAAACGTCGCCGCCCTGGCGGAAACCATTTTGGCGAACAAGAATATCCTCTGCGGCGTCGCGCTCCTTGAAAACGCCTTCCACGAGACGGCCCGCCTGGAAGTGCTCGCACCCGGGGAAATGATAGCCCGCGAGCCGGACCTGCTACGGGAAGCCTGGAACCTTGCGCCGAAAATTTTTTTCGATTCCCTGGACGTGCTGATTATCGACGAGATCGGCAAGGACATCAGCGGCACCGGGTTCGACTGCAACGTGGTGGGGCGCTTTCACAACCCCCACGCCCACGGCGGCCCGGATATCGCGCGGGTAGGCATCCTGGATATCACGGACAAATCCAGGGGCAGCGGCTACGGGATAGGCCTGGCGGATTTCACCACCCGGCGGGCGTATGACAAGTTTCTGCCCGAGCAGAGCTACCCCAACGCCCTGACCACCACCGCGACTCTGGCCGCGAAAATGCCCATGGTCCTCGCGAACGACCGCCAGGCCATCCAGGCCGCGGTCAAAACCTGCAACCGGGACGACCTTGGCGCGGTCCGGCTCGTGCGGATAAAAAACACGATCGATATGGAAACCGTCTATGTTTCGGAGTCGCTCAAGGAGCACTGCCTCGCGCACCCCAACCTTACGATAACCGGCGAGTTCGCGCCCTTTGCCTTCAACGGCCGGGGCGATCTTTGGTGACCTTTTACCGTTGCGGAGAAAACCATGCCCAGAAACGGCTGCATTGAAGACAAAACGGAAGCGTACTATGTCGGGCTGATGAATTCCGTCGGGTACCGCAAAAAAGATCTGGAAAAACCCGTCATCGGCATCGTCAATTCCTGGAACGACGTGAACCCCGGCCACAAACCGCTGAAGGAACTGGCCCAGGTCGTGCGCGAAGGGGTCTGGGCCGCGGGCGGCGCCCCGGCTGAATTTACCGTGCCCGCGCCCTGTGACGGCATCGCCCAGGGGGAGGGCATGCACTGCGTGCTGCCGTCCCGCGACCTCATCGCCGGGTCCATTGAATGCATGGTCCGCTCCCACGGGTTCGACGGGCTGGTGTTCCTCTGTTCCTGCGATAAAATAGTGCCGGGCATGCTCATGGCCGCCGCGTCCCTCAACATGCCGTCCCTGTTCCTGACCGCCGGCTCCATGCTGCCCTACAAGGAAGGCGGGGAGGAATACGTGACCCCGGACCTGAAGGAAGCCATCGGCAAGTTTAACAGTAAAGCTATCGATAAGGCGACGTTTGAACGCTGGCGGGAGAACATGTGTTTCTCGGGCGGCACCTGTTCGATGTTCGGCACGGCCAACACCATGGGAACCTTTCTGGAAGCCGTGGGCCTTGCGCCGTTCGGTTCCGCCACCATGCTGTTCGCGGCGGCGGCCAAGATCCGCCAGGCCAGGGACGTCGGCGAGCGCATCGTGGCGCTGACCAAGGAAGGTTCGCGGTTTTCCGACTATCTGAATGAAAAGAGCATCGTGAACGGCATCAAGTACGTTTCCGCCACCGGCGGGTCCACCAACGCGGTGTTGCACACCATGGCCATCGCGAGAGCCATGGGCCTGACCCTGACCTTGCGGGATTTTGACGCCGTCCAGAAAACCGTGCCGGTGATCGCCAAATTCAAACCCTCGGCCAAGCCCAACATCCACACCTACCACCAGGCGGGCGGGGTTCCGGCGGTGCTGCAAACCTTAAGGCCGCATCTGGACCTTACGGCAAAACTCGCCATGGGCGGCACGCTGCAAACATACCTGGATACGGCCGACATCCGCGCGGACCGGGACATCATCCATGATCTGGATACCCCCATGCACGAAAACGGCTGTTTTTCCATCCTGTTCGGCAACCTTGCGCCGCTCGGCGCGGTGGTCAAGAAGAGCGGGGTGGAGCCTTCCATGTTCCGCCATGTGGGGCCCGCCGTGGTGTTCAATTCCGAGGAGGAAGTCCGGGACTATCTTTTGCAGTCCAAAGTGGAAAAAGGCTCCGTGCTGGTCATCCGCTACGAGGGCCCCAAGGGCGGGCCGGGCATGCGGGAGATGTCCATCCCCGCCGGGATGCTGGTCGGCATGGGGCTGCACACCTCAGTCGCCATGGTAACGGACGGCCGTTACTCCGGCGCGACGCGCGGCCCGTGCGTCGGGCATGTCGCCCCGGAAGCCTGGGAAGGCGGGCCGCTGGCCTACGTCCAAAACGGGGATATCATCGAGATCGACCTCGAGAAAAATATCCTGTCCCTGCATGTGGACGATGCGGAACTCGCCAGACGCAAAGAGACGGCGCAGCGGCCAGACAAACCCCTCAGGGGCGTGCAGGCCGCATACCGCGCGGCTGTTTCCGGCGCGGACGAGGGCGCGCTCTGGATGTACCGGTAACCGGGGAGAGCCGGGAACGGCGATCCGGAGTGCACAATATGGAACAAAAACCCTTTCTTCTTCTGACCCCCGGCGAGTGGGCGCTCGTCGGGGTAACCATCATTTGGGGCACGACCTTCCTCATCATCCGCAACGCCCTCTCCAGCGGCGGCCCCCTGTTTTTCGTGGGGCTGCGCTTTACCTGCGCCGCCCTGGTGATGGTGGCCGTTTCCATCCCCGTGCTGCGCGGCCTCACCTTCCGGGAAGTCGTGGCCGGTTCCCTTATCGGGCTGGGCCTGTTCACGGGGTACGCCCTGCAATCCAGCGGCCTGCAATGGATAACCGCCAGCAAGTCCGCCTTTATCACGGCCTTTTACGTGCCCGCCGTGCCGCTTCTGCAATGGCTGATAATGCGGCGGCCCCCCGGCCGCAACGCCTGGCTCGGCGTTGCCATGGCCTTTATCGGGGTAGCCCTGCTGGCCGGGCCGGACGGGGTTTCCCTGGGGTTCGGCAAGGGAGAGGCCTACACCTTTCTGGGCGCCGTGGCCGTGGCCGTGGAGATCGTCCTGATAGGGTTTTTCGCGAACAGCGTCGACGTGCGGCGGGTGACCATCGTCCAGGTGGCCGTCTGCGCCGTTCTGGCTTTTTGCCTCATGCCGGTTGCGGGGGAGGCCCTGCCGCCCTTCTCCTGGGCCTTCACGCTGAGCGCCTGCGGCCTCGGCGTCGCCACCGCGCTTATCCAGTCGGTCATGAACTGGGCGCAAAAAAGCATCAGCCCCACGCGGGCCACGGTCATCTACGCCGGGGAACCGGTCTGGGCGGGCATCTTCGGCAGGATGTTCGGCGAGCGGCTTCCGGCGCTCGCCTTCCTGGGCGGGGCGCTGATCGTGCTCAGCGTCATCGTGAGCGGTCTGCGCGCCGGGAAAAAGAAGCGCTAAAAAAGAACCCCTTACCGCACAACGCGGTAAGGGGTCTATCTCCCAGTTGCCAATAATGCCGTGCAGTCTGCGGACTACATGGCTTCTTTCATCGCGGATTCAAGAATGCTCATGGCCTCTTCAAAGGTCTTGTCTTCAATCGTGATGGGATAGAGGTTGCGGATAACGTTGTAGTAGGTACCGCAAGTAAGGATGAGCAAGCCCTTGGACATGGCGATCTCCTGCACCTTCTTGGTGTATTCGGGAGCCGCTTCCTTGGTGCCGGGCTTCATGAGTTCCACGGCGACCATGGAACCGAGGCCGCGCACCTGGGCGATGTAGGGCACGTCTTTCTTCAGCGCTTCCATGCGGGCTTTGAACTTGTCGCCGAGCATGCAGGAACGCTTGAGAATGCCGCCTTCTTCCATGATGTCGAGCACGGCGTTGACCGCGGCAAGACCCACGGGGCTGCCGGCGTAGGTGCCGCCGAGGCCGCCCGCGTTGGGGGAATCCATGATGGAGGCTTTGCCCACGATGCCGGAAATCGGGTAGCCGTTACCCATGGATTTCGCCATGGCGATGATGTCCGGTTCCACGTCATAGTATTCGGTGGCGAACAATTTGCCGGTGCGGCCGAAACCGCTCTGCACTTCGTCGTGCACGTACACGATGCCGTGCTGGTCGCAGATTTTGCGCAGGGCCTGCACGAATTCCTTGGGCGCGACGTTGAAGCCGCCTTCGCCCTGCACGATTTCAAGAATCAGGACGCCCACGCGGGTGGGTTCGATGGCGGTTTTGAACAGGGTGTTCAGCGCATCGAGGGAATCCTGGACGCTCACGCCGTGCAGTTCGTTGGGATACGGCACGTGGTACACGTCGCTGGGGAAAGGACCGAAGCCGAGTTTGTAGGGCGCCACTTTGCCGGTAAGGGCCATGGTCATGTTGGTGCGGCCGTGGAAGCTGGCGGCAAAGGCCACGATGCCCGGGCGGCCGCCCGTGTGGAAGCGGGCGATTTTAATGGCGTTTTCAACAGCTTCCGCGCCGGTGGAGAAGAACGCCGTCTTCTTGGGCGAGGGGCCGGGGGCCAGCTTGTTGATGCGTTCAGCGGCGCGCACATAGTGTTCGTAAGGAATGATGGAGAAGCAGGTGTGGGTGAAACGCTGCAACTGCGCTTCCACGGCGGCCTGGACGGTGGGGTTCAGGTGGCCGTTGTTCAGAACGCCGATGCCGCCGGCAAAGTCGATGTAGCGGTTGCCTTCCACATCCCATACTTCCGCGTTTTTCGCTTTGTCGGCGAAAAACTTGCACAAAACGCCGACGCCTTTCGGCACGGCAGCGTCTTTGCGCTTTTGCAGATCGCTATTGGTAGCCATAACTATCCTCCACGTATGACGCCGCGGGATCTCCACGGCAGTGCAATAAGGTAAACCCTGGCAGCCGGACGGGGGTCCCCGCCTGAGGCGGTGTTCCGCAACGCTGCCGGGCGGACGGACTTTTCCGTTACAAATACATTGCCAGAACGGGCACCATGTCACAAACGATCATTATTAATACCACGTATGAATAATGTTAATATCCCGCCGGGAGCATCTTTGCGGCGTAAGTCCATGAAAATCATTCTCCCGCAAATTTTTTTAAAAATTACCGCCAACAGGCGGGGCAAATTTTTTTCATACCGCCCTCGCGGGGCTTTTTTTGCCGCCCGACGCAAAGTATTAGTTATATTCATGCAAAGCATGAAAAAGCATTGTTTGATGGATGGCGGGAACTCGTGCATAGTCATATGGGGAAAACGTTTAAACGGATTTTTCCCTTCCCGCTTCCGGCGCGCCCGTTCGCGCCGAAGACTGAATACCGTTCATATATCCCGGCGGCTGTTTCCGGCGGGAGCGGCTTTACCAGCGAGCGGCCTTCTCGCCGCATGCATTCGCAGACACCCCCAGGAGGACCTATGTTCATCAACAAAGACAGGCTATGGGACACGCTCGAAACGCACGGCAAGATCGGCGGCACGCCGGATGGCGGGGTCTGCCGCGAGGCGCTTACCCCGGAGGATAAAACCGGCCGCGACCTGTTCGTGACGTGGTGCCGCGAGGCGGGCCTTGAGGTCGCCTGGGACGAGATGGGCACCATTTACGCCACCCGCCCGGGCAAGGACAATTCCCTTTTGCCGCTCGCCTTCGGCAGCCACCTGGACACCCAGCCCACGGGCGGGAAGTATGACGGCATCCTCGGGGTCCTGGGCGGGCTGGAGGTCATGCGCGCGCTGAACGACAACAAGGCCGTGACGGACCGCCCCCTGGTGCTCATCGACTGGACCAACGAGGAAGGCAGCCGGTTCGTGCCGTCCATGATGGCCAGCGGCATCTACACCGGACTCTTCAAATACGAAGACATGCTCAAAGCCACGGACGCCAACGGCAAGGTCCTGGGCGACGAGCTCGCGGCCTCCGGCTACAAGGGCACGGAGAAGGTCGGGGCGCGCAAATTCGACGCGCTGCTGGAGCTGCACATTGAGCAGGGGCCGGTTCTGGAAGCCAAAAACGTCGAAATCGGCATTGTGACCGGGTCCCAGGGCATGAACTGGAGCCATGTGACCATTAACGGCAAGTCGTCCCACGCGGGCACGACGCCCATGCCGTACCGGCTGGACGCCATGGGCGCCATGGCCCGGCTGGTGCAGGCGGCCCACGATATCGCCAACAACACCCCGGACGGCTGCGGCACGGTCGGGTCCATCACGACCATTCCCTCGACGTACAACACCATCCCGCACACGGTGCGGTTCACTCTGGACATGCGGCACCCGGACGAAGCCGCGCTCCAGGCCATGCTCAAAAGGTTCGAAGAAGCCATGGCGGCGGAGCGGGCCAAAGGGTTTACGGTCAAGCGCGAGGAGTTCGGGACGACGCCCTCCCAGGCCTTCGCGCCGCGCTGTGTCGCGGCCGTGCGCAAAGCCACGGAAGAGGCCGGGTTCAGCAAGGCCGATATCGTGAGCGGGGCGGGGCACGACTGCGTGTATGTGAACCGCGTCTGCGACGTGGGCATGATTTTCGTGCCCTGCAAGGACGGCCTCAGCCACAACCCGAAAGAAAGCATCACCAAGGACCAGGCCGCGGCCGGGGCCGAGGTGCTCTACCGGGCGGTGATGGAATTGGCGAAGGCTTAGCGAGAGAAGAAAGACTCCCGACGGCCGGAGAGGGGTTGCCCTTTCCGGCCGTTTTTTCACGCAAAAAGGCCCGCTGCAAACCAGCGGGCCTTCCGTACAAACCGAGGGGGGCGCAGTCCCTTTTACACGACGATAAGCTCATACGGCAACGACGTCAGCCTTCGCGCGCCCGTTTCCGTCGATATCCAGCAATCGCAGTATGTGATCTTCGCGCCGTCGGGCAACACGGCCGCCGGGTGCAGGTTGAACCGCATGTGGGGCACAATGACCGTGGGGTCATCCGCCGTGATGCGCGGGAATTCCCAGACGTCCACACCCTGGCTGTGCCCGATGGCCCCTGCCGGGGCTCCGGCTGGCCGGGGCTTCATATAGCCGCGCTCGACCAGGACCGCGTCGGATGCGGCCGCGGCCATGCCCACGGTGTTGCCGGGCTTGATCGCGGCGGCGGCGGCCCGTATGGCTTCGATGACCGCGTCAAAAGCCTTGCGGTATTCCGCCTTGGGCTCGCCGAAGGAGATCAGCTGCATGATTTCGCCCCAATGTCCGCCGGTGGCCGAATGCTCCAGGACGGCATAGTGGTAGTCGCCGCTCTGCCATACATGCTGTTTGCGCCGGGCCTCGGCCATGTAGGCGAGATGCGGGACCTTGCCGGACGAGGCCATCCAGTAGAGGTCTTCCCCGCCGTTTTTCAGGGTGTAGGCGGTGGATTCGATAATGGCGTCCATTTCGCGGCCGCCGGCCTTCACGAACTGCATGTAATAGCGCAGCACGTCGTCGTTCAGTGTGACGGCGGCTTCGGTCAGGGCGATTTCCGAGGGGCTCTTGACCATTTTGAGGGCGTTCAGCGCGTCCGTGAAATCGCCAAGCGGCGCGCCGCCGAGGTGGCGGGCAAGGGACCGGAAGAAGTTTTCCGAAATGCCGGGCTGGCCCGCCGCCGCGATGGTTTTGGGCGCGAAGGATTTCACGAACTCGGCCACGCACTTGCCGGGGTCCGGGTTGTATTCGTTGCCCGGGATGATGCGGATCCCGTCCACGGCCCCGGAGTTGGCGGCATAATCCGCGCCGCTCGGGTCGTGGGCGAAAAAGGTCACCGGCCCGTCCAGCGGGATCACGAGATACTCCTCGAACACCGGCAGGTAATACCCGGCCAGGTAGCGCAGAATGCCCCTGAATTCCAGCTGCGAGGACGCGCCGGTTATGAGGACGTCGATGCCTTCCGCCGCCATCGCTTTCCGGACGGCCTGCTGGCGGGCGCGGATCTCTTGCGTTTCATTCGCGATCACGTTTCCGTCTCCACTGTTTCACGGCGCGCCGTGGTTAGATCTTCATCCCCAGCAAGGCCGGGAGGAACGTGATGATGATGGGAACATACGTGATAAGCAACAGGCAGAGCAGTCCCGCGATGATGAAGGGCCAGACCTTGGCGACCAGGTCCTTCATCGAGACGTTGGCGATGTTGCAGGCCACGAAAAGGTTGGAGCCGACGGGCGGCGTAACCTGGCCGATGGCGAAGTTGGCCGTGGCGATCACGCCGAAGGCGATCAGGGAATAGTCCATCTGCTTGACGATGGGCAGCAGGATCGGCAGGAGCAGGAAAAAGCCGGAAGCCGAATCCACGAAGCAGCCCGCGATGAGAAAGATGAGGGTGATGATGAACAGCATGGCCCACGGGTCCGTGGTCACGGAAAGCAGGGCCTTGGTCAGCTGGCCCGTGACGCCGGACGTGGTCAGAATCCAGGTGAACGCCCCGGCGCACCCCATGATGAAGGTGATGATGGCCGAGGAGACAGCGGCGTCGATGCAGATTTTCCAGAGGGTTTTCCAGTCGATCTCCTTGTACACGAACACGCCGACGAACAGGCCGTAAACAACGGCCACGCCCGCGGCTTCCGTGGGCGTGAACACGCCGCCGTAGATGCCGCCCAGGATGATGACCGGCATCGCTATGGCCCAGAGCGCTTCCCGGAACGCCTTCATGCGCATGGACAGGGGCTGCTTTTCCTGGATGATGACGTTCTTGTCGTTGCGCAAGTAAAGAACGGCCGTTACGGCGAAGAACACGCCGAACAGGATGCCCGGGATGATCCCGGCGATGAACATGGTGCCGACAGAGACCTCCGCCAGCATGGCGAAGATGATGAACGGGATGCTGGGCGGGATAATCATGCCGATGCCGCCGGAGGAAGCCACCAGGGCGGTGGCGAAATTTTTATTGTAGCCCTTGTCCGCCATGGCGGGAATGAGCACGCCGCCGATGGCCGCCACCGTGGCCGGGCCGGAGCCGGAAATGGCCGCGAAGAAACAGGCCACGATAACCGTCACGACCGCAAGGCCGCCCCGCCGGTGCCCCACGCAGGCATTGGCGAAATTGATGAGGCGCTTGGAGATGCCGGCGTAGTCCATGATGACCCCGGCCAGGATGAAGAAGGGGATGGCGAGCAGCGTGTACTTGCCGATGGCCGCGTAAAAGGCCGTGGGGAAGACGGAAATTTTGAACCCCATGTGCAGCATGCCCGCGATGGCGGCCAGCCCCATGGAGGCCGCCACGGGAACCCGGCAGAAAAGAAGGCCGAAAAAGGTTCCGATAAGGATGATGCCGATCATGCCGAGCCCTCCCCGCGTTTCGCGGCGGCATCATGCGACTGCAATTTGATGAGCTCGCGCAAGGCCAGCATTTCAAGAAAGCCCGAGCGCAGAATGCTGACAAGGGTAACCGCCGCGCCGAGGGGGACGGCCGTGCCCATGATGGCGACCGGGATCTGCATGCCGGGGAGGATCTGGTTGAACCGGATCTGGTTCTGCACCATGCCGTAGCCGGTCTTGGCGAGGAGAAGCATCAGCAGGGCCGAAGCCACCGTGGCGAATA of uncultured delta proteobacterium contains these proteins:
- a CDS encoding Iron-sulfur cluster-binding protein, whose amino-acid sequence is MYFPPSGDPASSTVAGLLQSVPLPRVAPVAQRYDRPRVHDVEAELARLLREKGSLAALQKGQRIAITAGSRGIVNLPLALRTIVREVRAAGGDPFLVPAMGSHGGASAEGQLALLKGLGIDEATVEAPILSSMETVAVGTSANGLPAYMDKYAAEADGVITVNRVKPHTSFRGAIESGVLKMLVIGLGKQKGADVCHNAGFGRMGENVAALAETILANKNILCGVALLENAFHETARLEVLAPGEMIAREPDLLREAWNLAPKIFFDSLDVLIIDEIGKDISGTGFDCNVVGRFHNPHAHGGPDIARVGILDITDKSRGSGYGIGLADFTTRRAYDKFLPEQSYPNALTTTATLAAKMPMVLANDRQAIQAAVKTCNRDDLGAVRLVRIKNTIDMETVYVSESLKEHCLAHPNLTITGEFAPFAFNGRGDLW
- the ilvD gene encoding Dihydroxy-acid dehydratase — encoded protein: MPRNGCIEDKTEAYYVGLMNSVGYRKKDLEKPVIGIVNSWNDVNPGHKPLKELAQVVREGVWAAGGAPAEFTVPAPCDGIAQGEGMHCVLPSRDLIAGSIECMVRSHGFDGLVFLCSCDKIVPGMLMAAASLNMPSLFLTAGSMLPYKEGGEEYVTPDLKEAIGKFNSKAIDKATFERWRENMCFSGGTCSMFGTANTMGTFLEAVGLAPFGSATMLFAAAAKIRQARDVGERIVALTKEGSRFSDYLNEKSIVNGIKYVSATGGSTNAVLHTMAIARAMGLTLTLRDFDAVQKTVPVIAKFKPSAKPNIHTYHQAGGVPAVLQTLRPHLDLTAKLAMGGTLQTYLDTADIRADRDIIHDLDTPMHENGCFSILFGNLAPLGAVVKKSGVEPSMFRHVGPAVVFNSEEEVRDYLLQSKVEKGSVLVIRYEGPKGGPGMREMSIPAGMLVGMGLHTSVAMVTDGRYSGATRGPCVGHVAPEAWEGGPLAYVQNGDIIEIDLEKNILSLHVDDAELARRKETAQRPDKPLRGVQAAYRAAVSGADEGALWMYR
- a CDS encoding conserved membrane hypothetical protein (Evidence 4 : Homologs of previously reported genes of unknown function), with translation MEQKPFLLLTPGEWALVGVTIIWGTTFLIIRNALSSGGPLFFVGLRFTCAALVMVAVSIPVLRGLTFREVVAGSLIGLGLFTGYALQSSGLQWITASKSAFITAFYVPAVPLLQWLIMRRPPGRNAWLGVAMAFIGVALLAGPDGVSLGFGKGEAYTFLGAVAVAVEIVLIGFFANSVDVRRVTIVQVAVCAVLAFCLMPVAGEALPPFSWAFTLSACGLGVATALIQSVMNWAQKSISPTRATVIYAGEPVWAGIFGRMFGERLPALAFLGGALIVLSVIVSGLRAGKKKR
- the puuE gene encoding GABA aminotransferase, PLP-dependent (Evidence 2a : Function of homologous gene experimentally demonstrated in an other organism; PubMedId : 15590624, 9150200; Product type e : enzyme); this translates as MATNSDLQKRKDAAVPKGVGVLCKFFADKAKNAEVWDVEGNRYIDFAGGIGVLNNGHLNPTVQAAVEAQLQRFTHTCFSIIPYEHYVRAAERINKLAPGPSPKKTAFFSTGAEAVENAIKIARFHTGGRPGIVAFAASFHGRTNMTMALTGKVAPYKLGFGPFPSDVYHVPYPNELHGVSVQDSLDALNTLFKTAIEPTRVGVLILEIVQGEGGFNVAPKEFVQALRKICDQHGIVYVHDEVQSGFGRTGKLFATEYYDVEPDIIAMAKSMGNGYPISGIVGKASIMDSPNAGGLGGTYAGSPVGLAAVNAVLDIMEEGGILKRSCMLGDKFKARMEALKKDVPYIAQVRGLGSMVAVELMKPGTKEAAPEYTKKVQEIAMSKGLLILTCGTYYNVIRNLYPITIEDKTFEEAMSILESAMKEAM
- a CDS encoding Amidase, hydantoinase/carbamoylase family produces the protein MFINKDRLWDTLETHGKIGGTPDGGVCREALTPEDKTGRDLFVTWCREAGLEVAWDEMGTIYATRPGKDNSLLPLAFGSHLDTQPTGGKYDGILGVLGGLEVMRALNDNKAVTDRPLVLIDWTNEEGSRFVPSMMASGIYTGLFKYEDMLKATDANGKVLGDELAASGYKGTEKVGARKFDALLELHIEQGPVLEAKNVEIGIVTGSQGMNWSHVTINGKSSHAGTTPMPYRLDAMGAMARLVQAAHDIANNTPDGCGTVGSITTIPSTYNTIPHTVRFTLDMRHPDEAALQAMLKRFEEAMAAERAKGFTVKREEFGTTPSQAFAPRCVAAVRKATEEAGFSKADIVSGAGHDCVYVNRVCDVGMIFVPCKDGLSHNPKESITKDQAAAGAEVLYRAVMELAKA
- a CDS encoding hypothetical protein (Evidence 5 : No homology to any previously reported sequences) — translated: MIANETQEIRARQQAVRKAMAAEGIDVLITGASSQLEFRGILRYLAGYYLPVFEEYLVIPLDGPVTFFAHDPSGADYAANSGAVDGIRIIPGNEYNPDPGKCVAEFVKSFAPKTIAAAGQPGISENFFRSLARHLGGAPLGDFTDALNALKMVKSPSEIALTEAAVTLNDDVLRYYMQFVKAGGREMDAIIESTAYTLKNGGEDLYWMASSGKVPHLAYMAEARRKQHVWQSGDYHYAVLEHSATGGHWGEIMQLISFGEPKAEYRKAFDAVIEAIRAAAAAIKPGNTVGMAAAASDAVLVERGYMKPRPAGAPAGAIGHSQGVDVWEFPRITADDPTVIVPHMRFNLHPAAVLPDGAKITYCDCWISTETGARRLTSLPYELIVV
- a CDS encoding Sialic acid trap transporter permease protein siat produces the protein MIGIILIGTFFGLLFCRVPVAASMGLAAIAGMLHMGFKISVFPTAFYAAIGKYTLLAIPFFILAGVIMDYAGISKRLINFANACVGHRRGGLAVVTVIVACFFAAISGSGPATVAAIGGVLIPAMADKGYNKNFATALVASSGGIGMIIPPSIPFIIFAMLAEVSVGTMFIAGIIPGILFGVFFAVTAVLYLRNDKNVIIQEKQPLSMRMKAFREALWAIAMPVIILGGIYGGVFTPTEAAGVAVVYGLFVGVFVYKEIDWKTLWKICIDAAVSSAIITFIMGCAGAFTWILTTSGVTGQLTKALLSVTTDPWAMLFIITLIFLIAGCFVDSASGFFLLLPILLPIVKQMDYSLIAFGVIATANFAIGQVTPPVGSNLFVACNIANVSMKDLVAKVWPFIIAGLLCLLLITYVPIIITFLPALLGMKI
- a CDS encoding putative sialic acid trap transporter permease protein siat (Evidence 3 : Function proposed based on presence of conserved amino acid motif, structural feature or limited homology) → MSKAWKLLNVFEESVMVIGMGIMVMFNFLNIICRYLMPQTPFSYTEELIVLVFVWVSMFGISYGYRRGSHTCLTIFSDMVHGKGQYVVIVFATVASALLMLLLAKTGYGMVQNQIRFNQILPGMQIPVAIMGTAVPLGAAVTLVSILRSGFLEMLALRELIKLQSHDAAAKRGEGSA